In Pseudoalteromonas xiamenensis, the following are encoded in one genomic region:
- a CDS encoding DUF1289 domain-containing protein, whose protein sequence is MEQIEIFEIPSPCRGICQVNNRGYCKGCYRSRDERFQWNTMTDQQKRHVILLCQQRYKRYLQKQQHQSNDDGMQQSGFDF, encoded by the coding sequence ATGGAACAAATCGAAATATTCGAAATCCCGAGTCCCTGCCGTGGGATTTGCCAAGTAAACAATCGGGGATACTGTAAAGGGTGTTATCGTAGCCGTGACGAGCGTTTTCAGTGGAATACGATGACGGATCAACAGAAGCGCCATGTTATTTTATTGTGTCAGCAGCGCTATAAACGTTATCTTCAAAAACAACAGCACCAATCCAATGACGATGGAATGCAGCAAAGTGGTTTTGATTTTTAA
- a CDS encoding ion transporter, whose translation MKTLRNRIALIFEGSRPYAKIGKALDIFLICLILFNVVAIVLESEPELHKQYSQYFLTIELISVAIFTLEYVVRLWSCVDRIEYASSEDSALKKRIKYFFTPLALIDLLAILPTWLMMFFSFDLRFLRVVRLLRIFKLTRYSRAMQLLLESFKEERSSLIVAFFIMTVVMILAACGIYLLEHDVQPDKFGSIPAAMWWALVTLTTVGYGDVVPITHVGKLFGGAITVLSMGMVAIPTGLLASSFADQLRKRREAFQEAVLHSLVDGELTRDEREHLDHLRAELGLSHAEANKAIKLIMSQRVHSLYCRHCGQKL comes from the coding sequence ATGAAAACGTTAAGAAACCGAATTGCACTGATATTTGAAGGCAGTCGACCTTACGCCAAAATTGGCAAAGCCTTAGACATTTTTTTGATTTGTTTAATTCTGTTTAACGTCGTCGCCATCGTGCTTGAAAGTGAACCCGAACTTCACAAGCAGTACAGCCAATATTTTTTAACAATCGAGCTTATTTCTGTCGCCATTTTTACTCTCGAATACGTTGTGCGATTATGGAGCTGTGTCGATCGCATCGAGTACGCAAGCAGCGAAGACAGCGCGTTGAAAAAGCGGATAAAATACTTTTTTACGCCACTTGCACTTATCGACCTTCTCGCGATACTACCGACTTGGCTAATGATGTTCTTTAGCTTTGATTTACGTTTTCTGCGTGTGGTTCGTTTGCTTCGAATCTTCAAACTCACCCGTTATTCCCGTGCGATGCAACTGTTGCTTGAATCATTTAAAGAAGAACGGAGTTCACTTATCGTCGCGTTTTTCATTATGACGGTTGTGATGATTTTGGCGGCCTGCGGCATCTACTTACTTGAACACGACGTTCAACCAGATAAATTTGGTTCTATTCCAGCGGCGATGTGGTGGGCACTTGTCACATTAACGACCGTAGGGTATGGCGATGTCGTCCCTATTACGCACGTTGGCAAACTATTTGGCGGCGCAATCACCGTATTAAGTATGGGGATGGTTGCGATCCCAACCGGTTTGCTCGCGTCAAGCTTCGCGGATCAACTACGTAAGCGTCGTGAAGCCTTTCAAGAGGCCGTACTACACAGCTTAGTCGACGGTGAACTTACTCGCGATGAACGCGAGCACTTGGACCACTTACGTGCTGAACTTGGCCTCAGTCATGCCGAGGCCAACAAAGCCATTAAGCTTATTATGAGCCAGCGCGTGCACTCATTGTATTGTCGTCATTGTGGTCAAAAGCTTTAA
- a CDS encoding P-II family nitrogen regulator, which produces MKMISAIIKPFKLDEVREALGELGVEGMTVVDVKGFGRQRGHTELYRGAEYQVDFIPKIKLEIATRDENCERVVETITRIASTGKIGDGKIFVYDLDQVVRIRTGELDEEAI; this is translated from the coding sequence ATGAAAATGATAAGTGCAATAATAAAACCATTTAAATTGGATGAAGTGCGCGAAGCACTTGGAGAGCTAGGCGTCGAAGGGATGACGGTGGTTGACGTAAAAGGTTTTGGTCGCCAGCGTGGCCATACTGAGTTGTATCGCGGTGCGGAATATCAAGTCGATTTCATTCCAAAAATAAAACTAGAAATTGCGACGCGCGACGAAAATTGTGAACGTGTTGTTGAAACCATTACTCGAATCGCGAGTACGGGCAAAATTGGTGACGGCAAGATATTTGTGTATGACTTAGACCAAGTAGTGCGGATCCGCACAGGTGAACTCGACGAAGAAGCGATTTAA
- a CDS encoding methyl-accepting chemotaxis protein — MAHPSSFAQPAMRLMSHLSYKNKMSLVFSIFLAPLLLSLFFLNASLSTEISRLARQSQGLTLYAPLLDALFNNQNQVSLNTPLKNQFALNEETPADLLEQVSQRSNLAIDPVINRNYLNRALVESLPRLAAEISHLNRDAEQVLNSGAFTPDTFISLSNTHKAMPKVFALFEAKLNVAMQGENGKIFALSNELTSLSRAIQNFTNAIQSGMLVPDELALSLAQLRPLQNQVKTALDSFVSKALPAMQNSLDAELNQKRWIQLSVLIASLVCLAVAMYLMMGFYLAIMTTLNNFSAVAKLASKGDLTARAVTAGQDELSDIIVQFNQLLDSFKEVLSHFTKSSAQVNESTTSLTALSNSTKQDVANQQHRLQAIHHALDDLNGAGNQVIDATQHAQTLAIKTADEVNQGNQNMHQLADQMTRLQQEFEQSRIALDKLALDAQNIGKVSQAISEIAEQTNLLALNAAIEAARAGEQGRGFAVVADEVRTLAKRTQQQTEEIHAIIASLQQASSQTQTQMRQSVEQMHSGVEAALSTKSMLEAVQSSMQEICDQGTQIARLVEQQASATNTALADAVSINELAEHTFTSANQTQTNVKQLEGVSKSLQKQVSQYKV; from the coding sequence ATGGCACACCCTTCTTCATTTGCACAACCCGCAATGCGACTCATGAGTCACCTTAGCTACAAGAACAAAATGAGTTTGGTTTTCAGCATTTTCCTAGCACCGTTATTACTGAGTTTGTTTTTTCTCAATGCGTCGCTCAGTACCGAGATCAGTCGTTTGGCTAGACAGTCGCAAGGCTTAACGCTTTACGCGCCTCTGCTCGATGCACTGTTTAACAATCAAAATCAAGTATCGTTAAATACGCCGTTGAAAAATCAATTTGCATTGAATGAAGAAACTCCCGCAGACTTACTGGAACAAGTCTCACAACGGTCAAATCTAGCGATTGACCCCGTTATCAATCGAAATTACCTCAATCGCGCGTTAGTTGAATCTCTCCCACGCCTCGCAGCAGAAATCAGCCATCTTAATCGTGATGCAGAACAAGTCCTAAATAGTGGTGCTTTTACACCCGATACCTTTATCTCGCTATCCAATACACATAAAGCAATGCCTAAAGTGTTCGCCCTTTTTGAAGCAAAACTCAATGTAGCGATGCAAGGAGAGAATGGAAAAATCTTTGCGCTTTCTAATGAACTAACGTCGCTGTCTCGTGCTATTCAAAACTTTACCAATGCTATCCAATCGGGAATGTTAGTGCCTGACGAACTTGCTCTTTCATTGGCGCAATTACGCCCATTACAAAACCAAGTCAAAACCGCATTGGATAGCTTTGTGAGTAAAGCATTACCAGCCATGCAAAACTCTTTAGATGCGGAATTAAACCAAAAACGTTGGATACAATTGAGCGTACTTATTGCCTCTCTTGTTTGTCTCGCAGTTGCCATGTACCTTATGATGGGTTTTTACCTTGCAATAATGACGACACTTAACAATTTTTCGGCCGTCGCAAAACTTGCGTCAAAAGGTGATTTAACCGCACGAGCGGTGACCGCAGGACAAGATGAACTTTCCGACATTATCGTGCAGTTCAATCAACTTCTCGATAGCTTCAAAGAGGTGCTCTCACACTTCACTAAAAGCAGTGCCCAAGTGAACGAGTCAACCACAAGCTTGACTGCCCTAAGCAACTCAACCAAGCAAGATGTTGCCAATCAACAGCACCGTTTACAGGCGATTCATCATGCTTTAGACGACCTCAATGGTGCTGGTAATCAGGTTATTGATGCTACTCAACATGCACAGACATTGGCAATAAAAACCGCAGATGAGGTGAATCAAGGCAACCAAAACATGCATCAATTGGCCGACCAGATGACACGATTACAACAAGAATTTGAACAAAGTCGAATTGCGCTTGATAAGCTTGCTCTTGATGCACAGAACATTGGTAAAGTAAGTCAGGCAATTAGTGAAATTGCAGAACAAACCAATTTATTAGCACTAAACGCAGCTATTGAAGCGGCTCGTGCAGGAGAGCAAGGCCGCGGTTTTGCCGTTGTGGCAGACGAAGTAAGAACATTAGCAAAGCGAACACAACAGCAAACCGAAGAAATTCACGCCATAATTGCGTCGCTGCAACAAGCCTCGAGCCAAACGCAAACACAGATGCGGCAAAGTGTTGAGCAAATGCACAGTGGTGTTGAAGCTGCACTTTCGACGAAATCAATGCTTGAAGCGGTGCAGTCAAGTATGCAGGAAATTTGTGATCAAGGGACTCAAATTGCGCGTTTGGTTGAGCAACAAGCATCCGCAACCAATACCGCTTTGGCAGATGCTGTAAGTATTAACGAACTGGCAGAGCACACGTTCACGTCAGCCAATCAAACTCAAACCAATGTGAAGCAACTTGAAGGGGTTTCTAAGTCGCTTCAAAAGCAAGTGTCGCAATACAAAGTTTAA
- a CDS encoding PAS domain S-box protein yields the protein MPTSLIANPSAQFTHRVIIPDLNIWHILPEDGGLILGTDKGLMHFDWATKAVSADMRLAQSEYNLVDPSIIYLIKDRMGGLWAATRTDGAFYLPPELGDFTNINNQTLKDGEFTHQNVWDVVELDGYWWIATHDGITRYDPVTNTATPLFKGYMGEAVFPEFVVYKLMEYKGKIWVYGMRGLFVLDPKTLTLTKPKSQNERMDEVIDGRISGLTLLPNGKLYFVHSEEGMFEYDIDKGQLNDITPAFNGVDPFLSHGFSKPLKSHPDDPLFYFGGVLSRYETSTGTLHSIYTVPNANDHLGIGVNSYAIDKNNILWLSLSNFGLIGLTADTYEHVYTIDLEKNNLGTLMYDMHTDSEGMIWMSSHKGIWRLDPDNLHFQQFSTQDGLIVNEFNSGASTVLHDGRIVYGSVQGVTVFSPKINNPRAPLITRVNITSVSLMSRDIREQGIKTFKKIVLNHDDLGLEVAFSAMLFSNQDRVVYEYQISGGQKTFSRNKQWVLFPQLSSGSYELKVWAKDPLTGNYTPPAKLDIEVLYPPWRSPLAIASYVFSVFIIIALWLVRRNRIQQMLLKAHRETRHSEARLKLALEGSNSGVWDWKAQNSLIYQPRLKAELGYPHENVTLDEYLAKIHPQDKAIFRIEWLEFVSTQKGYFNCTYRLRHKDGHWRWYKDFGKVMEWQEHSPLTVAGTYTNLTRERVFEERTRVFGAAFEQTRDWVFILDKRLRIRACNTALQQAFGMAEVPLSSSSLTMGLSRRNRMQYLRTISQLSPGEHFSVEESVTLHSGEVRQALVKVSAVAGDNTDMVSYVVVMTDITDQKRAEQEALPVS from the coding sequence ATGCCGACGAGTCTCATTGCGAATCCATCCGCCCAATTTACCCATCGGGTCATTATTCCAGATTTAAATATATGGCATATTCTGCCCGAAGACGGCGGTTTGATTCTGGGCACAGATAAGGGGTTGATGCATTTCGATTGGGCGACAAAAGCAGTGTCTGCGGATATGCGATTAGCTCAATCTGAGTACAATCTGGTCGACCCCAGCATTATCTACTTAATTAAAGACCGCATGGGTGGACTTTGGGCGGCGACGCGCACCGATGGCGCCTTTTATCTTCCACCGGAACTCGGTGACTTTACGAACATCAATAACCAAACTTTAAAAGACGGTGAATTTACACATCAAAACGTTTGGGATGTGGTGGAATTGGATGGTTACTGGTGGATTGCCACCCATGATGGTATTACGCGTTATGATCCGGTAACCAATACGGCAACCCCCTTATTTAAAGGGTATATGGGCGAAGCCGTTTTTCCGGAGTTTGTCGTTTACAAACTGATGGAATACAAGGGGAAAATATGGGTCTACGGAATGAGAGGGTTGTTTGTATTAGACCCTAAAACACTGACACTCACGAAACCCAAAAGCCAGAATGAGCGAATGGACGAGGTCATCGATGGACGTATTTCAGGCCTTACTTTACTACCCAACGGTAAGTTGTATTTTGTGCACTCTGAAGAAGGGATGTTTGAATATGACATTGATAAAGGACAGCTCAACGATATTACACCGGCGTTTAATGGCGTAGATCCCTTTTTAAGTCACGGATTTTCAAAGCCATTAAAGTCACATCCTGACGATCCTCTCTTTTATTTTGGTGGTGTTTTAAGTCGGTATGAAACCAGTACCGGCACGCTTCACTCAATTTATACTGTGCCAAACGCCAACGATCATTTAGGCATTGGTGTGAATTCGTATGCCATCGACAAAAACAATATCCTTTGGCTGTCGCTTTCTAACTTTGGCTTGATTGGACTGACAGCAGACACCTATGAGCACGTGTACACAATTGATTTAGAAAAAAATAACTTAGGCACATTGATGTATGACATGCATACCGACAGTGAAGGTATGATTTGGATGAGTAGTCATAAAGGGATATGGCGATTAGATCCAGACAATTTGCATTTCCAACAGTTTTCAACGCAAGACGGTTTAATTGTTAATGAATTTAATAGTGGGGCTTCAACGGTTCTCCATGATGGTCGTATTGTGTATGGGTCAGTTCAAGGGGTCACGGTATTTTCTCCGAAAATAAACAACCCGCGAGCACCCTTAATTACGCGGGTGAACATTACATCTGTGAGTTTGATGTCGCGAGATATTCGTGAGCAAGGGATCAAAACGTTTAAGAAAATTGTACTGAATCACGATGATCTTGGGTTGGAAGTTGCCTTTTCCGCGATGCTGTTTAGTAATCAAGACCGCGTGGTTTATGAATATCAGATATCCGGTGGACAAAAAACGTTTAGTCGCAACAAGCAATGGGTGTTGTTTCCTCAGCTGAGTTCTGGTAGTTATGAGCTAAAGGTTTGGGCGAAAGACCCCTTGACGGGCAACTACACACCGCCAGCAAAGTTGGACATTGAAGTGCTATATCCGCCTTGGCGTTCTCCGTTAGCGATTGCCAGTTACGTATTTTCTGTATTTATTATCATCGCATTATGGTTGGTACGTCGTAATCGTATTCAACAAATGTTACTAAAAGCTCACCGAGAAACCCGCCACAGTGAAGCACGTTTGAAACTGGCTTTAGAGGGCAGTAATTCCGGAGTTTGGGATTGGAAAGCTCAAAACAGTTTAATTTATCAACCAAGGTTAAAAGCTGAACTTGGCTATCCACATGAAAATGTAACGTTGGATGAATACCTCGCCAAGATACATCCGCAAGACAAAGCGATTTTCCGAATTGAATGGCTAGAATTTGTCTCGACCCAAAAAGGGTACTTTAACTGTACGTACCGGTTGCGGCATAAAGATGGACATTGGCGCTGGTATAAAGACTTTGGCAAAGTCATGGAGTGGCAAGAACACAGTCCATTGACGGTAGCGGGTACTTACACCAACTTAACACGAGAACGCGTTTTTGAAGAGCGGACTCGCGTGTTTGGTGCCGCATTTGAACAGACACGAGATTGGGTGTTTATCCTCGATAAACGCTTGCGTATACGAGCGTGCAATACTGCGTTGCAACAAGCATTTGGTATGGCTGAAGTGCCTTTGAGTAGTTCGAGTCTGACGATGGGGTTAAGTCGTCGTAATCGAATGCAGTACCTTCGAACCATCAGCCAATTAAGTCCGGGTGAGCATTTCAGTGTTGAAGAATCCGTAACCTTGCACAGCGGTGAAGTTCGTCAAGCATTGGTGAAAGTCAGTGCTGTTGCTGGTGATAATACGGATATGGTGAGCTACGTTGTGGTCATGACGGATATTACTGACCAAAAGCGGGCTGAGCAGGAGGCTCTACCAGTTAGCTAA
- a CDS encoding ligand-binding sensor domain-containing protein, with protein sequence MSKWVYVFLWLMSFFASAEIIRLSPNEGLSQSSVNTMLIDDDGYLWVSTEGGLNRYDGYQPLKKVGGPSGELLEANIDRIYQDPLGKIWITSSIAGLFQFDPKTDQYRQYSAAPVTEEEFATKPVFEMLMLDEHHLLLGRSKDVALLDVDTGELTTLVALPDPKTTTFVRDIIVHKGNMYIATSDGAWVYNLASKQLRTLNHISVIEHPYQNNTKFLYLKDDNTLLLGAVQGLYEIDIGNADESHCESIRPIYPSGHYSRFKYMAYSARRRRFDSGHR encoded by the coding sequence ATGAGTAAATGGGTTTATGTTTTTCTTTGGCTAATGAGTTTTTTTGCCTCTGCAGAAATTATCCGTTTATCTCCAAACGAAGGATTATCGCAAAGTTCGGTCAATACGATGTTGATTGATGACGATGGATATCTTTGGGTCTCAACAGAAGGGGGCTTGAACCGTTACGATGGTTATCAGCCACTCAAGAAAGTCGGAGGACCAAGCGGCGAGTTACTCGAAGCCAATATTGACCGTATATACCAAGATCCGCTAGGTAAAATTTGGATAACCTCAAGTATTGCTGGCTTGTTCCAATTTGATCCAAAAACAGACCAATATCGTCAATATTCGGCAGCCCCCGTCACTGAAGAAGAATTCGCAACCAAACCCGTCTTTGAAATGCTGATGCTTGATGAGCATCATTTGTTGTTAGGTCGCAGCAAAGATGTGGCGTTATTAGATGTTGATACCGGAGAGTTAACGACGTTAGTCGCGCTCCCAGATCCTAAAACCACCACGTTTGTTCGGGATATTATTGTTCACAAAGGCAATATGTATATCGCGACGAGTGACGGCGCTTGGGTTTACAATTTGGCGTCGAAGCAACTTCGGACGCTTAATCATATTTCGGTCATTGAACATCCTTACCAAAACAACACGAAATTTTTGTACCTTAAAGATGACAATACGTTGCTCCTTGGCGCTGTTCAGGGGTTATATGAAATTGACATTGGCAATGCCGACGAGTCTCATTGCGAATCCATCCGCCCAATTTACCCATCGGGTCATTATTCCAGATTTAAATATATGGCATATTCTGCCCGAAGACGGCGGTTTGATTCTGGGCACAGATAA
- a CDS encoding bifunctional diguanylate cyclase/phosphodiesterase, with the protein MLLTKSGLSRRLYQLANYDAITGLPNRTLIIDRIHHAVEIVAKKELPVAVLSISVKRLQNVAEIYGAKVYEALLRTVTKVLQTELREFDSLAIGAQKEFYVLMERLTDVSRVTNYCKDVIAAFEQGFHVLDQDISLSVSIGVAVYPDDENDAIKLLQLSNLALHHAMLRNDSSYQFFKQEMNNRVQRAGEIERALYSALNQGAFYNHYQPIVDSKSGNVLGFEVLLRWPQCVEYSVEELARAAEQTGLITRLTLQTLERALLELKAWQSLNNSLYVSVNLSAHDFQVPNIVQLIAEIIERVEVSGHCVAFEITESVMLADIPHAIAVMHALKALGCRLLMDDFGTGYASLTYLQSLPVDVLKIDRSFVADMVASNSHAVIVRSILGLAHNLGKRCIAEGVETAEQIVMLQELGCDLYQGYWFSEPVCGDEATNLITRSWKQALSLKAFDHNDDNTMSARAGS; encoded by the coding sequence ATATTACTGACCAAAAGCGGGCTGAGCAGGAGGCTCTACCAGTTAGCTAATTATGATGCCATCACGGGTCTTCCCAATCGCACGTTAATCATTGACCGAATTCATCACGCTGTTGAAATCGTTGCAAAGAAAGAACTACCAGTTGCGGTGCTTTCTATCAGCGTGAAGCGTTTACAGAATGTGGCTGAAATTTACGGTGCTAAGGTGTATGAAGCCTTATTAAGAACGGTGACGAAGGTACTACAAACGGAACTACGTGAATTTGATAGTTTGGCTATCGGGGCGCAAAAAGAATTTTACGTGCTGATGGAACGGCTAACGGATGTCTCTCGGGTAACCAATTACTGCAAAGACGTGATTGCTGCATTTGAACAGGGCTTTCATGTATTAGATCAGGACATTTCATTGTCTGTCAGCATTGGCGTAGCGGTTTATCCTGACGATGAAAACGATGCCATCAAATTGCTGCAACTGTCTAATTTAGCACTTCATCACGCAATGCTTCGCAACGACAGTAGTTATCAATTCTTTAAACAAGAAATGAACAATCGAGTCCAGCGAGCGGGCGAGATAGAACGGGCATTGTACTCTGCACTTAACCAAGGTGCATTTTATAACCATTATCAGCCTATCGTGGATAGTAAAAGTGGCAACGTATTGGGATTTGAAGTGTTACTACGTTGGCCACAATGTGTCGAATACAGCGTAGAGGAACTCGCTCGAGCGGCAGAACAAACGGGTTTGATCACACGATTGACACTTCAGACCCTAGAGCGCGCGTTATTGGAATTGAAAGCGTGGCAGTCTCTTAACAATAGCCTATATGTATCGGTCAATTTATCGGCTCATGATTTTCAAGTGCCGAACATTGTTCAGTTGATTGCGGAAATCATAGAGCGGGTAGAGGTCTCAGGGCATTGTGTCGCGTTTGAAATCACAGAGTCGGTTATGTTGGCCGATATTCCGCACGCCATCGCCGTAATGCACGCGCTAAAAGCACTGGGCTGTCGTTTGTTAATGGATGATTTTGGTACGGGGTACGCCTCGTTAACCTACTTGCAGTCGCTTCCCGTGGATGTATTGAAAATTGACCGCAGTTTTGTCGCCGATATGGTTGCGTCAAATTCGCATGCGGTGATTGTGCGATCTATTCTTGGGCTTGCACATAACCTTGGTAAACGTTGTATTGCGGAAGGTGTCGAGACGGCTGAGCAAATAGTGATGTTGCAAGAGCTTGGCTGCGATTTATATCAGGGATATTGGTTTAGTGAGCCGGTGTGCGGTGATGAGGCAACGAACCTCATCACACGTTCATGGAAACAAGCGTTGAGTCTTAAAGCTTTTGACCACAATGACGACAATACAATGAGTGCACGCGCTGGCTCATAA
- a CDS encoding response regulator has translation MQRVLIVEDSKVVQQVLRHLAAQHLKVAIDFAWSLQESMQLLARNEYTLALVDLTLPDAADAEVVKLTLAHNIPTVVLTSKIDEYSRQQMLEMGVVDYVIKDNRDSYLYAVKLVSQLLRNQGVKALIADDSVISRVVMRQMLEKQLFEVMEAKDGQEALAQLEAHPDIKLLLTDFAMPTMDGFELVKAVRNSRGRDDLAIIGLSGAGSHGLSAKFIKYGANDFLAKPFMNEEFHCRVMQTMEQLNLYAEIKECAYRDYLTGLYNRRYFYQQTERLLKVKPSQYVLALLDIDHFKRINDEFGHLGGDEILKQVADLLKSAFSRYVLSRIGGEEFAVVLKGFELGDAMEVFNDFRKRFADHEFTINGIPYNCTISIGVTSCYSQSMSEVMRAADRALYEAKERSRNCVVSAHD, from the coding sequence ATGCAGAGAGTTTTAATTGTTGAAGACAGTAAAGTCGTTCAACAAGTGCTGCGCCATTTGGCCGCCCAACACCTGAAAGTTGCCATTGATTTTGCGTGGTCATTACAAGAGAGCATGCAACTGCTTGCCCGTAATGAATACACGTTGGCTTTGGTTGACCTTACACTACCGGATGCAGCGGACGCAGAAGTAGTGAAACTGACTTTGGCACACAACATTCCAACCGTTGTGCTGACTTCAAAGATTGATGAATACAGTCGTCAGCAAATGCTCGAAATGGGCGTTGTGGATTACGTGATTAAAGACAATCGTGACTCCTATTTGTATGCGGTGAAGCTAGTCTCTCAATTACTTCGCAACCAAGGCGTCAAGGCGCTCATTGCGGACGATTCGGTGATAAGTCGTGTTGTGATGCGACAAATGCTGGAAAAACAGCTTTTTGAAGTGATGGAAGCAAAAGATGGACAAGAGGCGTTAGCTCAACTTGAAGCACATCCTGATATCAAGTTACTGCTGACTGATTTCGCGATGCCAACAATGGATGGTTTTGAGTTGGTCAAGGCCGTACGTAACTCGCGTGGACGCGATGATTTAGCCATTATCGGCTTATCAGGGGCGGGTAGTCATGGCCTTTCGGCCAAGTTTATTAAATACGGTGCAAACGACTTTCTTGCCAAACCGTTTATGAACGAAGAATTCCATTGCCGAGTCATGCAAACAATGGAGCAATTGAATTTATACGCTGAAATCAAAGAATGCGCATACCGCGACTATTTAACAGGTCTTTACAATCGTCGTTATTTTTATCAGCAAACCGAACGGTTACTGAAAGTTAAACCGAGTCAATATGTGTTGGCGCTTCTAGATATTGATCATTTTAAACGGATCAACGACGAATTCGGACATTTGGGCGGTGATGAAATTTTAAAACAAGTGGCAGACCTTCTAAAAAGCGCTTTCAGTCGCTATGTGTTGTCGCGCATTGGAGGTGAGGAATTTGCCGTTGTACTCAAGGGGTTTGAATTGGGTGACGCGATGGAAGTGTTCAATGATTTTCGCAAACGTTTCGCCGATCACGAATTTACGATAAATGGTATTCCTTATAATTGTACGATTAGCATTGGTGTTACCTCGTGTTATTCACAGTCGATGAGTGAAGTCATGCGTGCTGCGGATAGGGCCTTATATGAAGCGAAAGAACGCAGCCGGAATTGCGTTGTAAGTGCACACGACTAG
- a CDS encoding DUF3283 family protein, translating into MNYNLCLLPRAEKYQIQLDYEASFWAYQIKKGKKSREAIYEAINARPMSEQNVLKQRFEYYLALMLA; encoded by the coding sequence GTGAATTACAATTTGTGCTTACTACCAAGAGCTGAGAAATATCAAATCCAACTGGATTATGAAGCTTCTTTTTGGGCTTATCAGATTAAAAAAGGGAAGAAATCGCGTGAAGCTATTTATGAAGCAATTAATGCTCGACCAATGTCAGAACAAAATGTACTGAAACAGCGATTTGAGTATTATTTAGCCTTGATGTTAGCCTAA